In one Solanum lycopersicum chromosome 11, SLM_r2.1 genomic region, the following are encoded:
- the LOC138339196 gene encoding uncharacterized protein, whose translation MRRVLTGMPLRMSTWDCHARRLERSFLPKGLGITFGKEEVHVIGGKIGRANGIKQREWSSAGDRFSRSSMDDQRLKSLVEESVQGMKDSILADIRSLLLEVVGSKTQRPERDSHDDRFPTAPNFRHKPPSVDYGGQWQRLPCEGVVRQVTVLIQGCTIVEDLYVFPFQGADVVLGVAWLATLGCVITDYATREFEFTLRGSKWLWKRDPPTDAHQIQLHSLRRMTTTDAIASFFFLAMITPEGSCAGEMTTNLSGLLESYHDVFRKPTGLPPSRAQDHSIHLVPGAQPVNVKPYRYPHFQKQVMEQMVKDMLKDGVIQPSTSPFSSPVLLVCKKDGTWRFCVDYRALNAITIRDRFPIPTIDELFDELHGAKFFSKLDLLSGYHQIKVKLEDVAKTAFRTHDGHYEF comes from the exons ATGAGACGAGTGTTGACTGGGATGCCACTCAGGATGAGCACATGGGACTGCCACGCAAGACGACTAGAAAGGTCATTCCTCCCAAAAGGCTTGGGGATTACGTTTGGAAAAGAGGAAGTTCACGTGATAGGAGGTAAAATTGGCAGAGCAAATGGCATAAAGCAGCGTGAGTGGAGCAGTGCAGGGGATCGATTTTCT AGGTCTTCAATGGATGACCAAAGACTCAAGTCACTTGTTGAAGAATCAGTTCAGGGTATGAAGGACTCCATTCTCGCAGACATTCGCTCTTTGTTACTGGAAGTGGTGGGAAGCAAAACCCAACGCCCGGAGAGGGACTCACATGATGACCGTTTTCCGACAGCCCCTAACTTCCGTCACAAACCACCTTCGGTGGA TTATGGTGGGCAGTGGCAAAGGCTCCCGTGTGAAGGTGTGGTGAGACAAGTCACCGTATTGATTCAAGGGTGTACTATAGTCGAGGACCTTTATGTCTTTCCTTTCCAAGGTGCGGATGTAGTCCTTGGAGTGGCATGGTTGGCTACATTAGGGTGTGTTATAACTGATTATGCAACAAGAGAATTTGAATTTACTTTACGTGGGTCTAAGTGGTTATGGAAGAGAGATCCACCTACTGATGCTCATCAAATTCAGTTGCATAGTTTAAGGCGTATGACAACGACTGATGCTATTGCTTCGTTCTTTTTTCTGGCAATGATTACTCCTGAAGGGAGTTGTGCAGGTGAAATGACCACAAATTTGAGTGGTCTATTGGAGTCATATCATGATGTGTTTCGGAAACCCACAGGATTACCACCTTCTCGTGCTCAGGATCATTCGATACACCTCGTCCCAGGGGCACAACCAGTGAATGTTAAACCATATAGGTACCCGCACTTCCAAAAGCAGGTCATGGAGCAGATGGTGAAAGATATGCTTAAAGATGGAGTTATACAGCCCAGCACCAGTCCATTTTCATCACCGGTGTTGTTAGTCTGTAAGAAGGATGGTACATGGCGCTTCTGTGTTGATTATCGAGCACTCAATGCCATCACAATCCGAGATCGCTTCCCTATTCCAACCATTGATGAGTTGTTTGACGAATTACATGGTGCTAAATTCTTTTCAAAGTTGGACTTGTTATCAGGTTACCATCAGATAAAAGTCAAGCTTGAGGATGTGGCTAAGACAGCCTTTCGTACTCAtgatggtcattatgaattttga